The genomic segment cagttaaaaataataaaattaaggtTGAAGTAAAGACACATCATGGTAGGATATAAAGTTGATGAATAAATCCAAAATTTCAAATTCTGTTGTCCCATGTAATCATGATTACATCAaacatgaaaataataataaattcacAGTGAGAATCGAATCATCAAAATATCACGTGCATATGATTCGTATTTTCCATTTTTAGTTTTCATTAAAAAAGCGAAAAATGTAAAGTTTAAAAAGTAATGGACCCAAAGACCATATTTTAGAATtccaggttttttttttttaaaaaaaaacttagatCAAGAAAGACATACAAAGTGCATCttacataacataattcaacataaaataaataattatcgaTATTTGCTATGTGAAAAAAGtcaatttcaagaaaattaaatgCACTTTCCAAACTTCATCAAGTTGTAGAGCATATATGAAATTTAAGCTAGACACAAAAAAATATGGTGAAATAAGAAGCGGGGGCTTACACTTGCACGGAGGAGAGAAACACAGTTGCCATGATCTTGTCCCTTGGCAATGTGAGCCATTTCTTGCATAGGGCCGCCGTTGGAGAGGATGTCCCACTCGCTCCTCAGACGCTCGTCGCGTAGGAAGTCGAATAGCCTTTGAGGCGACACTGGCAACCACACAGACGTGGCGGCACTCACCACAATACCAGGTGGCTCCCCAGGGTCGTCGACACTCTTCCGAGTCATGACCCTTACATCCTCGTCTACATTGCCTGAATTAAGCTTGTTCCATTTATGAAGAGTTGAGGCGCACACACCAGCACAGAAGTTGTTGGTCATTCGTTGTGCCAACTTCAACATACTCTTCCGCCCGCCAGATGTTATTGCTGCGCATCAAACAAGAAAATGGTCGATCAGTTATATATCTCATAACCTTAACTTCGGATTAGAGTTACTATGGATACATGCATGCAGAACGGTGCGTAGGAAAGAAACAGAAGAAAACAATACAATGCTGGAAATTATTCAGATTATATCCGTTAAAAAGATATGAACTCCACCTGTATGATCGCAAGCAGGTACGGAGGATGACATGAGTATGGCGAGACACTCGCATTGGCGTTGGAGAGTGGCTATCCACCGTTCTGCGCCAAAGCCCATTCCAGCCCCAATCAGAGGTCGGTAGAGCTGGTGAATCACACTTTCGTCATATTCGGCATGTTCCACCCATGTCACCTGCAAAATAGAAGGACAAGGAAAAACACAAACGTTTAGCCACAAGTTATttgttaaaataattttagaaCTACAATTTTTACACATAAATTTCATTCTACTATTAACATgacaatataattattattttagacCAATGCCTCAGCAATGCAATTTAGGTAATTTTAACCATAAAAGAACTATTAAGCCCCCCCGCATAATTGTATCCACCAACACTCAATTAGCTAGTTTctctctgattttttttttaaaaaagaaataattAAAAGAAAACCCAATTTCCTCGAAGACAAAAACCCAAAAGTGGTAataaataaatactaaaaaacACAGCCTATCCGACCATAATTAACCACgaactataaaaaaaataaggttcgataaaaaaaaaagtatcaGTAATAAAATATTGGGCCATTGGCCAGCACAAAATTATGCAAGATTTGTAGGCACGAGGTATGATGTAGTTTAAACAAACAAATTTGTGGCGAGTCTTGGGGTTTGACCAAAAGGTCTTTAATTGGTAGCAAAACAAACACATCATACGGATGGAAATAGACACCACAGTTGCACAAATTTAATGTGTGACCATTGTATCAGATAGGGACAGAATAGAAACCTAAAAATATTTAGTTTTTCCATAAAAACTCTTACGTTCGTTTCACGGGTACCCAACActtcaaaaattaatattttttagtaGAAAAGTATATATACATCATATCCACCAATTTCATGAATATAAATATGTGATATATATTCTTAGTTTTTAGTTTAccaatgttaaaaatattatttattgcaTCTAAATATTAGGAAATTAATGTGTCCCAAGGAGCAAAAAGAGGAGCAATAGATGGTTCTATTCATTTACATTAAAAGGGTTGATTAGCCTCGATTAGTTAACCCATGTACGGTATTAGTAAACTAATAACCATCCGATCTTGTAAAAGTAAGactttattataaaaatatacgCGGCACTAGAAGCGATGATTCGCTTGAGTTTCATATCTTCAAGTCCAAAAcatttgaaaaacttttaagAAAAATTCAAGTTTATAAAAAATGAGTCGCAAATTTCTTGAATCTTTAACAAgaaaataaacatgattttaaactaaataaatgCTCCCAACTAAGCTCCAATGGTGCAGTTGCCACAACAAACTTAGTTAAAACCAAAAGGTGAACGGACCAAACACGAGGGGAGTCGATTGATGAACACAACTCCGAGTTTGCAGCAAGTAGCAgtcaaacaagaaaatccatattTTGGAAACAAGAAACTATTACCTTAGAGTAGCCATTAGGCATATCTTGCACCACACAGCCGGAAGGCAGCCTTCGGCAGCTCGAAAACACCGGGCCACCGGATGTTTCACGAATTGTATCGATGGATACATCGACAACAGCCCACACACCCTCGGCGTGCTGCTTGCAGAATCGGAGAAAGTTTACGTCGCGAACAGGGACTAATGGTGATAGAACTTGGAGCTCAGCGTGCATCTAATGATAACAAAAAGGATAAGAAATTAATTCTTCGTCCTATTAAACTAAAGAAATACAAACTAGGATAATAATTGGCATTTACCAGCTGAAGCGAACCATTTCTTGTTCCTCCCATGCCGCTACATATAACATCTGTGGTTGAGGTTCTTGGAATTATACAAGGAAACATCTCCGTCCATTTGTTCTATAATCACAAACAATAACATAAAGTCAAGAATGAAGGGAACTCTAAACAATGTGGTTTTAAATGTCAGATGAATGTATACCGAATCCATCAGCGTCTCAACGAGGGCCAAACTATTGATGATCACCATACCGGTCTCCCTCGAAGCTTCGGTAACAAAGCCATTTGGTTTCATACCAATAGAGAGGGTGAATGTCCTGAAATACTCTTCATGATTCAATACTTCTCTCCCACCTTCCAAGCTTTTAATCCAAAGTGGCTCATCAGTTTGGGCCATTTTCACCAATTCATCCATGGCAGACAAAGCAAGCTCCAAGTACACAGATCTCTCCAATGATCTGTCGATTGGGGTGATATTCGATGGTTTAGAAGGTCGTTCAATAGAGAGAGGGGGCGAAATCCCCGATCCGAAATGAGGAGGGCCTGAAGGAAGAGCTGGAGGAAGGGCATTTAGGCCTCCGAAGTCATTGTTTCCTACTCCGAGTTCTAGGTTTGAGTTAGGCATTGGAAGGCCCATGGATGCAGCTAAAGATGAAATGGGGCGGCCTAAAAACTTCCCTGCAAGGGTGCAAACTCGGTCTAATTCGTCTTTCAATCGAGCATTCTCTATTCGTAGATGTTGCTCTTCAAGGGATATTTCCCCGATAATGGCCGGGCCGCCACAGTTGGTGCAGATGGGGTTCCTCATCATCTCCCTCATCGACATGTTTTCAGCTCGGAGCTTGTCATTTTCTTGCCTGAGTAACGAATTCTCATGGCGTTCGAGTTGCGTCTGGGGCAATATTCACATAATATCCCCatcaaacaccaaaaaaaaaaaaaaacgcagAAAGTTCAAAATTTATCCGCTTTTCGTGTGTGTACCTTCATCTGAGTTCTTCGATTCTGAAACCAAAACTTGACCTGTCTAGTCTCCAAGCAAAGCCTTCTGCTAAGCTCCAATCTTTGCTTTTCATCAGGATGTGGACACTCCTTAAAAAGACTGAAAAAAGCATTCAGAAAGCAACAAAATTCGTCAAAAACCAACCAGAAAAAGGGTAGAAATCGGAAAAAAATAGAAAAGTTTCTTGAAAAAAGCAAACGTTTCAAGTTCTTGGATTTGCTGGGGAGTGTGTCGGTGGTATCTTTTCTTCCTCGGTGGCTTGTCGGCAGCATCAAGATCATCTCCGGAGACACCATCCAGATTATCACTCCCAGATCTGCTCTCATGTTCTTCATCTCTACTCCTCCTTCCACCGACGATGGTAGACTCAAAATTCTCCCCTATTTTCCCCACCTCACCTTGACCCTCCATACTCGTTTGCTGCTCAAATGTAAGTGAAATCCATCAATAAAATCATCCCACGCAAACATACATACAaagaaatatatacatatacagaAATATAGAAAGAGAGAATCGGCGTTACGAGGGCAAGAGAGAGGCCGGGGGAGTTGAACAAGGCTTTGGCCGCGAGTGACTGAGAAACAAGTAGGGGCTGCGCCATTGCACCAGTGGGCATGCTGCTGTTACTCTTGCTTCTTAGAGTAGTTTTATTGCTATTAAACTGTATATCAGAAACAATTCTTACACCTACGCCGCCACCGCCGCCACTGCTATCAAGAAAATCCTCAAAATTCATGAAATATCGCCCACTGTTGAAATTGCAGAATCTCCGAGATCTTAACTTTATACTAACATTCGCATCAACAGAATCACTCCATGCATATTTCAGCTGTAAATGAAACGCTTTGCACAGAAAAATATCTAAAACTTTCACACcaaccaaaaaaaataaattccaaACTTATATAAAATGGAAGGAGAGAGAAATGAGAGAGAAAGGAGAGAGAGGTAGCGGAGACACGAGGCCTGAATCCAAATGTCTCCAGCTTCCTCTCCAAAAGGCTAATGTTTATACGATAGAACAAAAGGAAGAAAAAGAAGGCAACCAAAAGAAAGTTTCTATCCTTCTTCCTTTTCTAACAGACATTAAACTCCACAAACGAAAGCCACAAAAAAGCTAAACTCAAAAAAAGCTCCAAGTAAAAACCCTAGTTTAAAGGACTTTTCTTGCTATCTGGTATCTCGATATCTGCATGATTGACTTGCAAAAAGTTAGCTTTTTCATGTCCTACAAGAGTAGGAGAAGGAAAGTAAAATAGATGGCTTGTTTTTTCCCTCGGAAGACTCCGAAATTGTTGcagaaagagagagagagaagagTTAAGTGCAAGCGAAAGAAGAAAGGAGGTGAAGATAATACCCGCAATAATATGTGGAGTCATCGATgcccacatatatatatatcgccAAAAAACATGACAGGAAACGATTGGTTGACTATTTTACACACAAAAAACACACTCAAAAGGTTGCTTTGCTTTTGAAATATTGTTTCTGTAACAACAGTAAAAAAATATgtaaggtataaatcaataaataaatcGAATCCAATATTATGAAAATTTAAAGACACAAGTTCACGTCGAATTAGTTTTATTCTAACTCGATtcaaagtttgaaattttttaaaaaaatattcaaattaaaattcaagTTTGACTCGAAATATTCGAACATGCTCATAAACTATTCGAAATATTGCTCGAATATAAGTATCTGAAATAttcgaaatttatttatttaatatatatttatatttaattaataaattattaagaCACTCGAGCGACTCGCAAACAAAATAATTTAGACTTAAGTTTGACTCGAAAAAATTTCGAGCATTTCGAGTTCGACTCGAATacgaatcaaatatttttctagCTGGTACGAAAAGTACGCGAACCGGCTCAATTTGTTTACATCACTAATATAAAGACTTGTTTTCTGGAAAATTATATTCATGTTATGGATGTGTTCAACCGGAGCATTGTATTGTCAATCTGTGTATCCCATAATCTACATTTATTTAaatgagtagatctcttgtgagacgatcttacgaGCAAATAACGAGTCAATCTTAtacatattattataaaaaataattaatataatatgcatctcacaaaattgacttgtGAAACTGTTTTAGAAGAGTTTTTGTTTATTTAAGATGGAGAGTCTATGATATGAATCAAGCCATTGGATGCTGAATTTTTAGGATAATTTCTTAACACTAGCATCACATTAACTGcattataaatataattataatgaatgaatttcaaataatgGGAATTTAATAAGTTACTTTTTCAATATTGTTAGTTTACTGATGAGACACTTAACTATGATGATGTCTTTctccttaattttttttaaaagaatatgTTTACATGGAAAATAATATCAGGATATTATTGACTTCACATTTTCAATTCAATTAACTAAATAAAGTTATAAAGGACATTAATTTCCTGAAGTAGTCGAGCTTTTATTTAAtcaaagcaaaaatttgtgtgagacggtctcacgagtcatattttgtgagacatatctcttatcttgatcatccatgaaaaattattactttttattcgaaaagtattactttttattgtgaatatcggtagagttgatccgtctgacaaataaagattcgtgagactgtctcacaagaaacctactatTTAATCAATGAGATTCACTAATTTAAACATTCCAATCATGAAATGTCATGCAGGAAATCAAGTACAACTTTATGTCATTAATGTTAACATGCCTAGATAagtctcttttaattttttatgctattattttatttctttataattataataattaggTTATGtttgataaatatatatgactttttttaaaataaacataaagaaaGATGGACTCAACGGAGACGAGGAGAGATAATCAATTTCCTCggaaatgaaaaaataaatacaagTTCATTACTTCTGAtggtctatatatatatatatatatatatatatatatatatatatatatatatataaaagttcgAACCGACTTTAGAACATTTCAAATATTGTCATTGGGAAATaatagaaatttgaaaattgttTATCTTTAGACTTGTTCATTTTATATGAAGGGGAAGTTATTGAAAAATCCCCAATCAAAAAATTTCTTTGGcttcactccctacccacaaaattgtggtactatgtcatgcaaaatgtggtacacttcatgtggaaatgtggtacacttcaagtggaaatgtggtactaaaaaagtacctaaggactgaacacaaaaaaaaatagcGGCCGGAGACTGAACCCAAATTTCCCGTTATATGAACATATGTGAACCCGCAGAAAttgattattatatttttttctgaCTATTTCTCATTTTTATGGCAATCATAAAACCATTTTTTAAGAACATACCTTGTGAAGACAAAATTTGTCCACTACGGCCCTGATCACAACTTTATTATTTGGCCCACAACCTGTTTAGACTCAATCAACTCCTTCGGACATGTGTGAACCCAAAGGACTTGTTCATAAATacaatttttgttttaaaaaaaatttgtaagaCGATTTCATAGATCTATATTTACCGATGGTCGTTATAGTTCATgtatacaataaaaattaatagctTGACAtagaaaagtaatacttttcttATGTTGAGTCTAGTCGAAGACACGTTTCACAAAATTAATcaatgagacgatctcacaagcTAGATCCATGAAACTGGTCGATCTCGTCCATACATGcaatgataaataatattcATAGAAATTAATACTTTTCATAAGTTGGATCGGATCGCAGACTCGTCTCACCAGGGCCGTAGTCGGAAGTTTTTTATCAGGTGGGCAAATTTCGTCTCGAGAAGCATCTTGTCTTACGGTTGTTGTAAAGTGAAAATGGTTGGAAAATGTATCATAATCAAGATACTAATGAAACTAAGCAcatgtaaaaaaatataaataattttgtggaattaaaaaaaaaaaacttatattCAATCTGAATAATAATCTACAATCAATGGTTGTTTTAATTTTGGATTATTAATCATGTACAAATTAAacatattttttaatcaaacttaaaatatgATAAACTTTTTCCTTTGTCATAAAACTTGGAAACATATAATAGATTCGCAAAATAAAATCTCAAAActtagaaatattattttttgtttattccAATCATTAACTCATTGCAACAAATTcgtaaaattatattattttagcaaCATGAAAAATTTAAGTACAACGAAGA from the Primulina eburnea isolate SZY01 chromosome 3, ASM2296580v1, whole genome shotgun sequence genome contains:
- the LOC140826613 gene encoding homeobox-leucine zipper protein ANTHOCYANINLESS 2-like, encoding MNFEDFLDSSGGGGGVGVRIVSDIQFNSNKTTLRSKSNSSMPTGAMAQPLLVSQSLAAKALFNSPGLSLALQTSMEGQGEVGKIGENFESTIVGGRRSRDEEHESRSGSDNLDGVSGDDLDAADKPPRKKRYHRHTPQQIQELETLFKECPHPDEKQRLELSRRLCLETRQVKFWFQNRRTQMKTQLERHENSLLRQENDKLRAENMSMREMMRNPICTNCGGPAIIGEISLEEQHLRIENARLKDELDRVCTLAGKFLGRPISSLAASMGLPMPNSNLELGVGNNDFGGLNALPPALPSGPPHFGSGISPPLSIERPSKPSNITPIDRSLERSVYLELALSAMDELVKMAQTDEPLWIKSLEGGREVLNHEEYFRTFTLSIGMKPNGFVTEASRETGMVIINSLALVETLMDSNKWTEMFPCIIPRTSTTDVICSGMGGTRNGSLQLMHAELQVLSPLVPVRDVNFLRFCKQHAEGVWAVVDVSIDTIRETSGGPVFSSCRRLPSGCVVQDMPNGYSKVTWVEHAEYDESVIHQLYRPLIGAGMGFGAERWIATLQRQCECLAILMSSSVPACDHTAITSGGRKSMLKLAQRMTNNFCAGVCASTLHKWNKLNSGNVDEDVRVMTRKSVDDPGEPPGIVVSAATSVWLPVSPQRLFDFLRDERLRSEWDILSNGGPMQEMAHIAKGQDHGNCVSLLRASAMNSNQSSMLILQETCIDAAGSLVVYAPVDIPAMHVVMNGGDSAYVALLPSGFVIVPDGPSSRGPSSNGPIGMAHGVSGSLLTVAFQILVNSLPTAKLTVESVETVNNLITCTVQKIKAALNCES